DNA sequence from the Geobacter sp. AOG2 genome:
CATCGACGTCCTCCGCAGGGCGGGAATCGAGGTAATCACAGCCGGCCTGCATCCGGGCCCCGTACCCAGCGCCCGCAAGGTCGCCGTCATTCCCGACACGACCATCGACACCGCCAGGGCCGATGATTTCGACATGATCATCCTTCCCGGCGGCCAGCCGGGCAGCGACAACCTTAACGCCGACATCCGCATCGACAAGCTTCTCAAGGATTTTTCCGCAGCCGACAAACTTATCGGCGCCATTTGCGCGGCACCCACCGTGCTTGCCGCCGCCGGCCTGCTGACCGGCAGACAGGCGACCTCCTACCCCAGCTACCGGGAAAAACTGGGAGGGGCATACTACCTGGACAAAACGGTGGTGGAGGATGGAAAAATCATCACCAGCCAGGGGCCGGGCACGGCAATCCCCTTTGCGCTGGCCGTCGTTGCCCGGCTGGCCGGCAACCACACGGCGGAAGACGTCGCCAGGGCCATGCTCGTCGCTACTGCCGGAAATGACGGGCTATGGGATCAGCGCCTGTTCAACAGCATTGTCCAGGCGCTGGTGGGGGCACTGGAACTGAAAGACAGCTATACCCAGGGGCATGCAAAACGCGTTACCGAATATTCACTCGGCATCGGCTCCAAACTTAATTTTTCGGAGGCCAAGCTGCGCGACCTCTACCTTGGGGCGATTCTCCACGATATCGGCAAGATCGGCACCGAGGAGGAGGTGCTCAACAAACCGGAACGCCTCAACCTGCGCGAGGAAACCCTCGTCCGTGAGCATCCTCTTAAGGGCACGCTCTTTATCGTGGGGGTCGAAAGCCTGGACAACATCGTCCCCACCATCCTGCACCACCACGAACGTTGGGACGGAAACGGCTATCCCGCCCGTCTCAAGGGTGAGCAGATCCCCCTCCACGCCCGCATTGTGTGTATTGCCGACGCCTTCGACGCCATGCTCTCCGTCCGTTCCTACCGGCCTGCCCAGGATAGAGAGGCAGCCATTCGTGAGCTGCACAATAAAAAAGGGACGCAATTCGATCCATTTCTCGTGGACGTCTTTGTCGAGTTCCTCAATGAATCACCCTTTGAAATCAGAGATTTCAGTTACTATTTTTAGACCGATGGTTGAGGTAGCGCCGGACCAGAAACGCAAGGCTGAAAAAGAGCAGATTGAGCAGCACGATCATCGCGCTGGTGGGCAGATTGGTGATAAACGACAGGAAAATACCGGCCACCACCGAGCAGCCCCCCTGAAGGGCGGCCAAGACGACACAGGCCTTGAAACTGCGGGCGAGTTGCAGGGCCGATACCGCCGGCAGGATCAGAAGCGATGAGATCAGCATGATCCCCACCAGCTTCATCGCCAGGACGACCGACAAGGCCGTCAGCAGCACCAGGACGGCATTGATGGTTGCGGTGCGGATGCCGGAGACACGGGCCAGTTCCTCATCGAAGGTAATGGCGAGCAGGTCGTTGAAATAAAGCGACAACAGCAGCAGCACCACGCAGAACAGCGCCGCGGCGATGCCGACCTCCTGCGTGGTTATGGACAGGATATTGCCGAACAGGTAGCTCAGCAGATCGACATTGTACCCCCCCCCCACGCTTGCCAGGATGATACCCGCCGAAATCCCCAGCGCCGACACGATGCCGATGGCGCTGTCGCCGCTCAGACGCGCCTTTTCCGTCAGCTTGAGGATTCCCAGCGACGAAAGCATCACGACCGGCAGCGACACCAGCAATGACGAGGCCGAATAAAGTTTGAGCGACAGGGCTATGGCCGTACCGCCGAAGGTGACGTGCGCCAGGCCGTCCCCGATCAGGGAAAGCCGCCGCAGCACGAGGAACACGCCCAGCACCGAGCAGAGCACGGCGATCAACGTCCCCGCCAGGAGCGCCCGCTGGATAAAACCGTATGAGAGGATTTCAATCACATTCATGTTATTAGGAGCCTGTTGAAAAACTCAGGTTGTTCAAAAATAGTCAGATCGTCGCACCCACAGTATAATCGCCTCCGGCGATTATCGGTGACGAAGCGTAGCGGAGTTCATCCCGCAGGGACAGAACCGGAACGGTTCTGCTAAATGCACTGAGGAGGCAGGCCCTCTCTCTATCTCTCCCCCACAGGGGGAGAGCATGCCGTG
Encoded proteins:
- a CDS encoding metal ABC transporter permease encodes the protein MNVIEILSYGFIQRALLAGTLIAVLCSVLGVFLVLRRLSLIGDGLAHVTFGGTAIALSLKLYSASSLLVSLPVVMLSSLGILKLTEKARLSGDSAIGIVSALGISAGIILASVGGGYNVDLLSYLFGNILSITTQEVGIAAALFCVVLLLLSLYFNDLLAITFDEELARVSGIRTATINAVLVLLTALSVVLAMKLVGIMLISSLLILPAVSALQLARSFKACVVLAALQGGCSVVAGIFLSFITNLPTSAMIVLLNLLFFSLAFLVRRYLNHRSKNSN
- a CDS encoding DJ-1 family glyoxalase III, whose amino-acid sequence is MAKVLIPLADGFEELEAITVIDVLRRAGIEVITAGLHPGPVPSARKVAVIPDTTIDTARADDFDMIILPGGQPGSDNLNADIRIDKLLKDFSAADKLIGAICAAPTVLAAAGLLTGRQATSYPSYREKLGGAYYLDKTVVEDGKIITSQGPGTAIPFALAVVARLAGNHTAEDVARAMLVATAGNDGLWDQRLFNSIVQALVGALELKDSYTQGHAKRVTEYSLGIGSKLNFSEAKLRDLYLGAILHDIGKIGTEEEVLNKPERLNLREETLVREHPLKGTLFIVGVESLDNIVPTILHHHERWDGNGYPARLKGEQIPLHARIVCIADAFDAMLSVRSYRPAQDREAAIRELHNKKGTQFDPFLVDVFVEFLNESPFEIRDFSYYF